In Arachis hypogaea cultivar Tifrunner chromosome 2, arahy.Tifrunner.gnm2.J5K5, whole genome shotgun sequence, a genomic segment contains:
- the LOC112743920 gene encoding cytochrome P450 77A3-like has protein sequence MIIFSPILILIFTVLLVFLLSQTKSKKLNLPPGPPGWPIVGNLLQVARSGKPYFVFVNDVRQKYGPIFTLKMGTRTMIFLSDPKLIHEALIENGALYASRPPETPTRNVFSVNKFTVNAATYGPIWRSLRKNMVQNMLSSTRLKEFRSVREKAMNKLIDRLRAEAEANNGVVWVLKDARFAVFCILLTMCFGLEMDEETVEKMDEMMKLVLITVDAKIYDYLPILKPFYSKQRKRAMEVRKEQIEFMVPFIDKRKRAIENPGSELSATPFSYLDTLFDLKIEGRKSAPSDDEVVTLCSEFLNGGTDTTATAVEWGIAELIENPHVQKKLFAEIKETVGERKVNEKDVEKMPYLQAVVKELLRKHPPTYFTLTHAVTEPTTISGFDIPTDVNVEIFLAPFGNDPKLWTKPEKFEPERFMDGGMDKDVDITGVTGTMKMMPFGVGRRICPGLGMATVHVHLMLARMVQEFEWSAYPEGKPLDFSGKLVFTVVMKEALRATIKLR, from the coding sequence ATGATAATCTTCTCTCCAATTTTAATCCTCATTTTTACAGTCCTACTTGTCTTCCTACTTTCCCAAACCAAATCCAAGAAGCTCAACCTTCCTCCAGGGCCCCCTGGTTGGCCTATTGTTGGTAACCTCCTCCAAGTCGCACGTTCCGGAAAGCCTTATTTCGTCTTTGTGAACGATGTGAGGCAAAAATATGGCCCAATTTTCACCCTCAAGATGGGGACAAGAACCATGATTTTCCTCAGCGACCCCAAACTAATCCACGAGGCGTTGATCGAGAACGGCGCACTCTACGCTAGCAGGCCCCCCGAGACTCCAACAAGAAACGTCTTCAGCGTCAACAAGTTCACAGTTAACGCCGCCACGTACGGTCCCATCTGGCGGTCTCTAAGGAAGAACATGGTTCAAAACATGCTGAGCTCCACCAGGCTGAAGGAGTTTCGTTCTGTGAGAGAGAAGGCGATGAACAAACTCATCGACAGGCTCAGAGCCGAAGCAGAGGCTAACAACGGAGTTGTTTGGGTGCTAAAGGATGCAAGATTCGCCGTCTTCTGCATACTCCTGACCATGTGTTTCGGCCTCGAAATGGACGAAGAAACCGTTGAGAAAATGGATGAGATGATGAAACTGGTCCTCATCACGGTGGACGCGAAAATCTACGACTACCTCCCCATCCTGAAGCCTTTTTACTCAAAGCAGAGGAAGAGAGCCATGGAAGTTCGTAAGGAGCAGATTGAGTTTATGGTTCCTTTCATTGATAAGAGAAAGAGGGCAATCGAAAACCCAGGCTCGGAACTCTCCGCCACTCCATTTTCATACCTGGACACGCTGTTTGATCTCAAAATCGAAGGGCGAAAATCAGCGCCATCAGACGATGAAGTGGTTACCCTCTGCTCTGAGTTTCTTAACGGCGGCACTGACACAACGGCCACAGCAGTTGAGTGGGGAATTGCTGAACTGATTGAGAACCCACACGTACAAAAGAAGCTGTTTGCGGAGATCAAAGAAACGGTTGGGGAGAGGAAAGTGAACGAAAAGGACGTGGAGAAGATGCCGTACTTGCAAGCAGTGGTGAAGGAGCTCTTAAGGAAGCATCCTCCAACGTACTTCACACTCACTCATGCAGTTACCGAACCGACAACTATATCAGGGTTTGACATACCAACTGATGTAAACGTGGAAATCTTCCTTGCGCCCTTTGGAAATGACCCCAAATTATGGACTAAACCGGAGAAGTTCGAACCGGAGAGGTTCATGGATGGAGGAATGGACAAGGACGTTGACATTACCGGAGTGACCGGGACCATGAAGATGATGCCTTTTGGGGTTGGGAGAAGGATATGCCCTGGTTTGGGTATGGCCACAGTTCATGTTCACCTGATGCTGGCCAGGATGGTGCAAGAGTTTGAGTGGAGTGCATATCCCGAAGGGAAGCCGTTGGACTTCAGTGGCAAGTTGGTGTTCACTGTGGTCATGAAGGAAGCTCTCAGAGCAACCATTAAGCTAAGATAA